The genomic region CAACGGTGCACGACCCGCAGGCCCGGGCCGACGAGGTCGAGGCCGCCGAAGAACTGGGCGACCTGCGCAGGAGACTGCTCGACGCCCAAGCGTCCGGCTCCGCCACGACACGCTCGTCT from Frankia alni ACN14a harbors:
- a CDS encoding SAM-dependent methyltransferase, translated to MGVEQSPAQVAQFFGGLDLVGPGLRVVHRWQPAGDVDEGLTDAQVGVHGAVARKG